In Rosa chinensis cultivar Old Blush chromosome 1, RchiOBHm-V2, whole genome shotgun sequence, a genomic segment contains:
- the LOC112182089 gene encoding uncharacterized protein LOC112182089 isoform X1, whose amino-acid sequence MALDLWICESSFVPALASGLLVLFLHLEDLLYVVKAKPHDRRMMCDSPIVQTKLSQNDSLCKYSHSSISCDSEFQSEVVKDDSLSKVLNDLDPAIKVHTRQVPA is encoded by the exons ATGGCTCTGGACCTCTG GATTTGCGAAAGCTCCTTCGTACCTGCGTTAGCTTCTGGTCTTCTAGTGCTGTTTCTGCATTTGGAGGATTTGCTTTATGTGGTTAAAGCCAAACCCCATGATCGCAGGATGATGTGTGACTCACCGATTGTGCAAACTAAGTTGAGCCA AAATGATTCTCTCTGTAAATATTCTCATTCTAGCATCTCATGTGATTCTGAATTTCAGTCAGAGGTTGTGAAAGATGACTCGTTGTCAAAG GTATTGAATGACTTGGATCCTGCAATAAAAGTTCATACCCGACAAGTTCCAGCTTGA